GCCAAAAGAAATTGTGTAAACATCAAACGTATTGTCTTCGAACGGCAGCGCCATCGCGTCGCCAACGACCCAATCCAGGCTGTCCGACATATTATCGGCCTCGGCGCGCTTGCGCCCTTCGACCAACATAGGTTCGGTCAGATCAAGCACCGTCGCATGGCCGGAACCTGCCCGATTTAGAAACCGGAACGAAATGTCGCCGGTACCACCGGCAACATCGAGCAGCTTTTGACCGGGACGCGGGGCCAGCCAATCCATCATCGCATCTTTCCAAATGCGGTGGATACCAACCGACATCACATCATTCATCACATCATATTTTGACGCGACCGAAGAAAACACGCCTTGCACACGCCCTGCTTTTTCTTCTTCATGAACAGTTTCGAACCCAAAATGCGTGGTTTTGTCGTCTGTCATGGGCTTGCCGTCCTCTATTCTTCGCCCCAAGTATAGGACGCCACTCGCGGCATACAACGTCCGCACACCATAAGGAAAGCACGCCATGCCGGAATTACCAGAGGTCGAGACAGTCCGTCGCGGTTTGGCTCCTGTGATGGAGGGCGCCGTGATCGCGCAGGCCGATGTGAACAGGCCGGATTTGCGCTGGCCTTTCCCTGAAAAAATGGCCGAAAGACTGACGGGCCGGCGGGCGCTCGGCCTGCGCCGTCGTTCGAAGTACATCCTCGTCGATTTGGACAGTCGCGAGAGCTTGCTGATCCACCTCGGCATGTCTGGGCGCATGCTGATTTCAGGGCATACTGTCGGAGATTTTCATCACGCACACCCTGCCCCAGCCAAACATGACCACGTTGTCCTGCATTTGGACAGCGGCGTTCGGATCACATTCAATGACGCACGCCGCTTTGGTGCAATGGATTTGATGCAAACCGACGCACAAGACGATCATTGGCTGATCCGCGATCTG
The Rhodobacteraceae bacterium S2214 genome window above contains:
- the ubiE gene encoding bifunctional demethylmenaquinone methyltransferase/2-methoxy-6-polyprenyl-1,4-benzoquinol methylase UbiE, yielding MTDDKTTHFGFETVHEEEKAGRVQGVFSSVASKYDVMNDVMSVGIHRIWKDAMMDWLAPRPGQKLLDVAGGTGDISFRFLNRAGSGHATVLDLTEPMLVEGRKRAEADNMSDSLDWVVGDAMALPFEDNTFDVYTISFGIRNVTRPQEALNEAFRVLRPGGRLMVLEFSQLPNPMMQAAYDAYSFNVIPKMGKLIANDSESYQYLVESIRNFPAQETFLGMVRAAGFENAKYRNMTLGVAALHSGWKL